From a single Nicotiana tomentosiformis chromosome 2, ASM39032v3, whole genome shotgun sequence genomic region:
- the LOC138905449 gene encoding uncharacterized protein produces MPDYAKFMKDLVTKKRSMNFETIKVTDKVSAIFHSMDPKLEDPSAFTIPCTIGSAEFAKALCDLGESINFMPYSIFKTLGIGQPRPTLMRLQMADRTMKRLLGVIEVVLVRVDKFILQRILSFYIVRLIMKCQLFLGDLSLLRVRLFVMLKTNNSLFGLVIKKVVFYVCKSMWQPNSNEVCSFEDLVTDVIVDDTSSTINVGDMLEAVFLKFDDDEMDVFMECLNSMQRKGSYNYAPQKWSLDLENRKTPPKSLLLKIHLP; encoded by the coding sequence atgcccgattatgcaaagtttatgaaagatcttgtgacaaaaaaacggtcaatgaattttgagacTATTAAAGTCACTGATAAAGTGAGTGCAATTTTTCATTCAATggatcctaagttggaggatccgagtgctttcacgattccttgtacaattggaagtgccgagtttgctaaagctctttgtgatcttggggaaagtatAAATTTtatgccctattcgattttcaagactttggggattgggcaaccaagacccactttgatgagattgcaaatggccgatcgtaccatgaaaagGCTGTTGGGTGTGATTGAAGTTGTTTTGGTTCgggttgataaatttattcttcagcggattttgtcattctatattgtgaggttgattatgaagtgccaattattcttgggagacctttccttgctacgggtaaggctctttgtgatgttgaagacAAATAACTCACTTTTCGGGTTGGTGATTAAAAAAGTGGTATTctatgtgtgtaagtccatgtgGCAACCAAATAgtaatgaggtgtgttcttttgaaGATTTAGTGACCGATgtcattgttgatgatacaagttctacaatcaatgttggtgatatgttggaggccgtctttcTCAagtttgatgatgacgagatggatgtcTTCATGGAATGTTTGAACTCTATGCAAAGAaaggggtcgtacaactatgcaccccaaaaatggtccttggatcttgaaaataggaagactCCCCCTAAAAGCCTTCTATTAAAGATCCACCTACCttag
- the LOC138905450 gene encoding uncharacterized protein, with translation MQQPNSNKVCSFIDLVTDVIVDDISAIINVGDMLEAVLLNFDDEEMDGFMECMNFLQGMGKTPPTKPYIEEPHTLELKSLPPNLWYEFIGLCSTLPVILFSYLTNVQVDSVSEVLQKREKAIGWTLEDIRGINPAFCMHNIKLEDGAKPSIEYQRRLNKARQEVVKKEFIKWLDVGVIYPISDSYNKILIAPEDQEKTTFTCPYDTFTFKRILFDMVEDYLEVFMDDFTVVGDLFDDCLANLDQVLARCEETNLVLSWEKCHFMVEEGIILGHKISMNGIKVDKAKIELLEKDAKFNFNDNCMRAFELLKLKLTTTHIITAPN, from the exons ATgcagcaaccaaatagcaataaaGTGTGTTCTTTTATAGACCtagtgaccgatgttattgttgatgatataaGTGCTAttatcaatgttggtgatatgttggaggccgttttgcttAATTTTGATGATGAAGAGATGGACGGTTTTATGGAATGCATGAACTTTTTGCAAGGAATGGGGAAGACTCCTCCTACGAAGCCTTATATTGAAGAGCCACATACTTTGGAGTTGAAGTCATTGCCTCCAAACCTTTGGTATGAATTTATTGGTctttgttctactttaccagttattcttttctcttatttgactaacgtgcaggttgattcCGTATCTGAGGTGTTACAAAAGAGGgaaaaggctattgggtggaccttggaggatattcggggtataaaccccgccttttgcatgcataacatcaagttggaggatggtgctAAACCGTCCATTGAatatcaaagaagactcaatAAGGCTaggcaagaagttgtcaagaaggagtttatcaagtggttggatgtcggggttatctaccccatctctgata gctacaataaaattctcattgctccggaggatcaagagaaaacaacatttacatgtccctatgacaCTTTTACTTTCAAGAGGATTctatttg acatggtggaggactaccttgaagttttcatggatgacttcacGGTGGTTGGGGATTtatttgatgattgtcttgcaaatttggaccaagtattggctagatgtgaagaaaccaaCTTGGTGCTCagttgggagaaatgccatttcatggttgaggaaggtattatccttggccataaaatctcaatGAATGGAAttaaagttgacaaggcaaagattgag CTCCTtgagaaagatgccaagttcaatttcaatgataattgcatgagagcttttgaattattgaagctcaagttgacaactactcatATCATTACCGCTCCAAATTGA
- the LOC138905451 gene encoding uncharacterized protein, giving the protein MQEEEIPNNIVQENEEVWIDIDDSVKETQEKLNPSREHIIDIPEPVVQKEKESLPKPPPPYPQKLVKKNGENQFKKFIQMMKSLSINVPLVEALEDMPSYAKFMKDLVTKKQSMNFETIKVTHQVSAIVHSMAPNLEDLGAFTIPCTIGSAEFAKALCDLGSSINLMPYLIFKNLGIGKPRPTSMRLQMADRTMKRP; this is encoded by the coding sequence atgcaagaagaagagatacCAAACAATATTGTTCAAGAAAATGAGGAAgtttggattgatattgatgatagtgtgaaaGAGACTCAAGAGAAgttgaacccatctagggaacacatcattgacataccggaaccggtagtgcaaaaggaaAAGGAatcattgcctaagcctccacctccataccctcaaaaaCTTGtcaagaaaaatggtgagaatcaattcaagaagttcattcaaatgatgaagagtctttcaatcaatgtgccattggtGGAAGCTTTGGAAGACATGCccagttatgcaaagtttatgaaagatcttgtgacaaagaagcagTCGATGAATTTTGAGACTATCAAAGTCACCCATCAAGTGAGTGCGATTgttcattcaatggctcctaattTAGAGGATctcggtgctttcacgattccttgtacaattgggagCGCTGAGTTTGCtaaggctctttgtgatcttgggtcaagtataaatttgatgccctatttgattttcaaaaatttagggattgggaaaccaagacccacttctatgagattgcaaatggctgatcgtaccatgaagaggccgTAG